The region GTTCAAGAATGGGAGCGACGCGCCATGACATTGCAACCTACGCTGTTTGCTCGAACTCCAACATCTGAATCAAAGACCCAGTCCTCCTTACGCATGCCAGCCACAGCTGCTTACTTGTCTGAAGAGGTTCAAAAAAGTATGTCGGCCATGCGTAACCACTTTCAAAATGTCACGATACCCCTGTTGCGCGATACGTCATCCGCATGGGCTCATGATGCTCAGGCATTTTTGCCCGACCGAGCAACGCTTCATCATCTGCCCCAGCACGTGAGAGAAACACTTGCCATGCTTGGTTCGCGCGGCATGGAAGCTGGTGCACAAATTGTTCATGCTGTACATGATGTGGAAGATGCCATATACGAAGCTGCATGTCGGCTGGCCAACAACGGTCGCGAATTGATTTCTTATCATGCATTGCCCGAGTTATGGCGCAACAACGATTTTATTGTAACAGGGTATCGGTTTATTCCCAAGGACCAATGGCATCGTCTCATTCTGAGCGCATTTCACATACACAATGAGACGGGCAATATTCACACTCATCTGGGAGGCCTATTCCTAGTAGGTGTTCTGTTTTGGCTCACAAGCTCCCTAGACCCAACCACTACCACGACGATGGATCGATGGATCGTTACCATCTACTTATTCGCTGCAGCCAAGTGCCTGATATGCTCTGTTTCTTGGCATATCATGGCAGGATGCGCAGATTTACAATGGTTCACGTGTTTTGCCTGCATTGACTACACGGGCATCTCATGGCTTGTGGCTGCATCCCTCGAGACGATTGTATACAACGGATTTTACTGCCAGCCTGGCCTAATTGCGCTATATACAGTCGGTGTGATTGCCATTGGAGTTATTATGTCAATCCTGCCTTGGTCGCCGTGGTTCAATGATATACGGTACCGTACCATCCGTATAACCCTTTTCCTCGGCATGGCATGTATGGGTATTGTGCCTTTTGTGCACGGCACCATTTTGCATGGATATGATAACATGGCACAATTTTATGCCCCTCTGATTCCTAGCCTGGGCTCCTACATTGTCGGTGTCGTCCTGTACAGCTTCCGTTGGCCCGAGCGTTGGGCGCCGGGCAAATTCGACATCGTCGGCCATTCCCATCAACTGTGGCATGTGGCCATCGTGCTGGCCATTTATCTTCACTTCCAGGCGGTCCTATCATTTCACGAAAATCGTCACGCTTATAGTTGCGCAGCTGGGTCCACCCCCTCACCTACGCTGGCGCATATCGCTGACATATTCCACACCAGCCAACAATGGCTGGTCTTATCTGCGAAAAAGTTTACCCCAGGCGCGTACTACATTCAATAGAAGCTTAGATTATAGCGTGCTTTCTGGTATTATCGCTGAATCATGAAACGTATCCAACGAACTATCAATAAAAGGCACGTACAGTTCCTCCCCATTGGGAGGCTAGTAAATACACTGAATCGCATTTATTCATTCGCTGGGGCTCCGTTCTCTTCTGCAACAATACGACCGTGCTCGGTATTTTGCTCATCGAAATCCTCGTGCACCGCCTGACCTGAGAGGACACGCGGAATGGCAGCTAGAATATCTCCACCACTCAGGCCACCAAGAGACATGGAGGCATTTTGCTGGACATTGGAGGCCGCTTGTCCCAGCATAGAGGCCGTCGATTGCTGCTGCAAGTGTGACCGGAATACAGGTGGCACACTTTCGGGCGTATTATATCCCACATTGTTTTCCACACGCGACTTGACCCACTCGTACCACTGCTCCTTCGTTCGGTCGCCCAACAAGGCCACAATAAGCAATGTCATGTTATCGCAACCGATACCACCCACTTCGGCATCTGGCGCAAGGCACCGGTCAATTATG is a window of Malassezia restricta chromosome III, complete sequence DNA encoding:
- a CDS encoding adiponectin receptor, with protein sequence MPFPSEEQHAAHASTSALEDRSTLIHRRASHSSLPDVSGDETSDPCTSHSLVDALDLATSLPYWFAYARARMSDYIKDMEHLVYANKAHRMSILVPLEYMEARFSAAYDAMLRMAQEASFSRYEGKEASRCKLSSSDEIKHRIHVLVQEWERRAMTLQPTLFARTPTSESKTQSSLRMPATAAYLSEEVQKSMSAMRNHFQNVTIPLLRDTSSAWAHDAQAFLPDRATLHHLPQHVRETLAMLGSRGMEAGAQIVHAVHDVEDAIYEAACRLANNGRELISYHALPELWRNNDFIVTGYRFIPKDQWHRLILSAFHIHNETGNIHTHLGGLFLVGVLFWLTSSLDPTTTTTMDRWIVTIYLFAAAKCLICSVSWHIMAGCADLQWFTCFACIDYTGISWLVAASLETIVYNGFYCQPGLIALYTVGVIAIGVIMSILPWSPWFNDIRYRTIRITLFLGMACMGIVPFVHGTILHGYDNMAQFYAPLIPSLGSYIVGVVLYSFRWPERWAPGKFDIVGHSHQLWHVAIVLAIYLHFQAVLSFHENRHAYSCAAGSTPSPTLAHIADIFHTSQQWLVLSAKKFTPGAYYIQ